DNA sequence from the Malus domestica chromosome 11, GDT2T_hap1 genome:
ACTAATTATCAACCATGCTTCCTGCAGGGCATTTTTGAAGACTTTTTTGGTGACATGGAAGCGTTACaagaaaaggatcctcgccctTACGAAGATCTCTTCGCTGAGTTCTTTACTactattgaaaagaaaatagaagagcTCGCACCAAATCTGTAATTTCCTTCACCATTTCCTTTAAGAATAATCAagtgtttttacattatttatATATTGATTGGAGAAAATTCAATTTTAGGAGTGAGGCTAATGCCAACTATGCCATGGTGCAACATTTCTCCCAGAAGATCAAGGAATGTGCCGAGACGTACGTAATTGATTGCTAATAATTTCATATTAAGCTGTTTCGTGTATGATATATGTGTGTGTTCTTAAATAATATGCTTGTGAAAAAGATATTTGGTGTCTAAGATCTATCTAAACTGAATCACATATAGTGCATTAATTTATAAAGCTTCTACATaagtaaaattttaaataaaaatattattaccATCACTGGCGGAGCCACATGAGGACTAGAGTAGTCCTAAGCCTACCCTgacttgaaaaaacaaaattagtaTTACACCTATTTCTATTGCTTTGCAACTCTTCTCAACACTTATCTAATTATTTATCTATCTTTTCATCCAAATCCCATCCTAGAATTAAGAGTAATATTTCAAATGGTCATTTATTACAAATCAATAAAACTCGTAAATTAAAACCCATCATTCATTTTTAACTAATAAAATTGTCTTTTACTCATGCATTGGCAGAGCTATTCCCCATATTCTTCttgaatttcatatatttagtcATTCCAAATCCCAAACTTATTGAATAAAGGACAAATAAGGTTTGTAAAACTCTATTATTCTCtataaaatatttgtttctATTCTATCCCACCTTACTTGAGTTTTAGGGCTTGCAAAATTTTTAGTAATTCTTTccattaattttaataattttttcagTAGTATAGAAGACATCATGCAATGgttttaaaatatgaaatttgtcAAGAATAATTATGATtactataaatatataaaattatctCTGCATATGTTAATTTTGACtacttaattatttgaatatttttatgatgtttttgcattcataattttataaccactatttgtttttttctttttctatactTGTGTGAGGCCCCTCCTCACAAGAAATTCTGGCTTTGCCACTGATTACCATGCATCCGCAGATAATTTATAGATCATGatcataaaaaatttaattttcatcaCCTCTCCATTTTTTGTTGTGCATTATATAATAACCTTTTGCTTTGATCAAACTCAAAAGCTAGCTAAGATTGATGCGTTAATTTTGGACTTACAGTTACGGTTGTACTCGGTTGGCCAATTACTCGCAAGACCTCTGGGATACATGTGCTTCAGAAAACAACAAAGAAGAGTAAGACTTTGTTCCCTCACCATATATCATATCAtatcattcatatatatatatatatatacagacacacacacacacatcagcACTTAATTAAGCTTCTAATTAACATGTTTAATGATCAGCTGATCATGTTCTTCGACATATATAACCAAGTTTGAGGGAACAAAACATGTTTTCAATTTCCACAAccaacaaaatttcaaattcttcGTCAATTATTTAGAGTAATATATTGCCTTCGTCTCTTAGACGATTATAAGttctctatttttttctttcagaacaATGGTAATttcaaggaaaaattagtatctggtccctagtttttactgttcattgactaagaccttattagttctcaaattttgattcaagtccttagcattaatgtgataatgaatttacatgtttattatataattttttaatataaaaattagtaattaatttagggtttaatactcacacctctattgaacttctaattaattttcaattcaaacgtttccaaaataataaaaaattaaattaaattaagtttgtacctattagtttttttttatatataaaaagattctcagttttttaatcttaaatgtacctattcatataatttttcaatttttttaatcttaaatgtacccattctcaaatatatcaatttgttatatgtaaaatgtaccctttttttaatataaaatccattcaaattttttaatccatgtttaaacttatatgagtacattctttttcgttgatttgagaatgtatccatgttttggtacaataactttttttgttaattttggttaatgtacccatacatatatgtgtatatacacacacacagtataatagagagtataatttatattttattatttttaatcccataaattatgggttttatttaaagtGTCCCTAATTTCAAATTATGTATGTATGGTTTTATAGAAACACCACCCTTTATACAAATTCTTGTCTAAGGAAGGTGTTGTGTTTGTAGGTGCCCGATACTTTTTGAGAGCCTCAAGACTGAATATTATGCCACGAAGGAGCATCTGACTCGCATTGCCAAGGTACTAAACATATAATTTTTAACTAATTTGATCTCTTCTCAGCTTATATGCTATAGGATAAttaatgtttttgtttcttcaacGCCTTATGTAGATGTCATATTTATCGTGcatatgataaaaaataaatacatacatTGACTGATAATTTCTAGACTGGACAAGTACAGAGATACACACTAATTTTCATGGTAATTGACTTCCCACGAATCTTCTAATCTTCTTGTTTTTTTCCCCACAGCTGGAGCGTGAAATGTCTGAAGATGAGCAGGCTGAGGCTGGAAAGTAGAGAGTTCTCGATCGCTTTGTTCGATCGTCTCCGGAAGACGtgatgttttctttgttttaattaGCCATGGAATAAGTTTCTATCAGCATAACTTACTTTGTTATAGACTGATTTATGACTTGCTCAATTTATGTTGGGTTTGGCATCTGAACTAGTTAATTTGAATAAGTTCACTGTGGAGTGaactaatatatatattgtgCTAAGAGTTGGTTAATTTTCTACCTATTTGATAAGTTTCTGTATATCTTATTATTAAATTTGGTAATATTATGTGTTtttcaatattatttttatggcTATTTTCTACTTTTCATGGTCAATTTTAGGTATAAACTTGTATGCTATAATGTAGAGATCATAAATCTTGTATATAGGTTATACGACGACACTCACACAAAGAATGAGCATATGTGAGATACACACGTAAGGCTCAATTGTTATGTGAGTCACTCCATATACGGATGTTCCTATACAACGTTTTATGATATGAAGTAGGGGCATTATGTTATTACTCAGCATGTTTGATGTTTCTTTTGTAATAGAGTCTGGAGAGTCATGTTTCTGTCAATTAAACTAGTGAAACTTTCACCCTTCAACTTTCTGCTTTCTCTGCTGTTGACATTGACTTACCAGTCTGCCCCTTTTCTGtctttttatattttacataatgTTTTATGCTGCATTCCTCATGATTTCGTGGAAGAGCATGAGACATGAAATTTATAGTCAGTGAGTGATCTGTTTGTTTCtaatatatttgtacttttttaacTTTGCGAAAAATGACATTATTAATTTAGAATACCGTTAAATTGTAATTTATTGATTTATTAAGTAGCGTATAATAAGACCTTTAATATAGGTCTTTCTTTTTGTGGATCACCTAAAACcgactgtgctttgaaaaaaaaactgctgtgagaataagcggctgtgctgtgagaataagtggctatgaaataaatcagcagagtgtttggtaaacttttttgtaaaagtgcttttggaaaagaaaaaaaaacagtctgatagtgggtattttcattaaaggagcactgtagctccgtgtgctttgaaaaaaaaccagtttttcaaagctgcaaatagcaatttcagctttttcctttgatttcagcttcttctcatagcagcttccaaaataaacctttttttttagtttaccaaacacctaaaaccctcacatctttttttcatgggtgttttttttaagcacctcactcccaaaccaccccttaaaGACCATCTTTAACCTTGCGGATAAAGCTTAAAAATTTAAGCTAGCAAAATTTTAAGTCATAACCCAAAAACTATTTTTTCCTTAAACTCTTAAATAATGATTATAGTCTAATTTTTTAATccgagattattaaataatcaTTTTAGCctgagattattaaataatcaTTTAAGGCGACAGGTTTAATTTTGCCcgtcaaatctttttttttgcCATTAGATTTGATCACATTTGATCACAACCGTTGGATTATAAACTTAAATGTTGGAAAATCTAACCCAAAGATATATTTTCTCCAGGGGTTTAAagcttatattttaaattttatctcaTGGATTGGATATGGTCTAAGAGTGATTTTCTAGAGGGAAAGAGATCTTCTTTTGATCTCTTCCACCATGGCCATCGGATCAAGTAATCTGAgtctttgaaattttatccaatgGCCCACCTATTTTGATCCCTtaaaagctataataattttttactgttggatgaaatttcaaaggccCGAATGACTTGATCCGATAACCTTGGTGgaagaggatctctttccttTCTAGAGCATGTCGAATAACATTTTCACTTTTAGGTTTTTagcttgtatttttttttttttttttttatggttaatAGATAGAATGAAAATATAGAGGACTGAAACAACCCAAGTGTTTTCAACTAAAAAACTGCTATCCAAGTGTTTTGAACTCGAGATATTTCGGGATTATGATTATCTCCCTCCTCTTTCTATCCCCTTCCATCTCCTcttcacattttttattttgtctttctctttttataaaaaattaatataagataatgacgtgacttaaccgtgattgttcaaataggaggagagggaaagggagagaaaaaaaaaaggagataatCCTACTCCATCTTGATGGATAGGACTTGATCTTGCAACCATTCTTGAGTTCGAAACTTCCCACGCCTTTTACTGTACCATTGGAGAGTTTCCAATACTGTACCTGTTATTCATCACCTACCCACCCTCACTACCATAGgaatggaaaaacaaaaaataaattaataaatttcaATAGTAGTAcatgccacttagtattatggtctGGTTGTATTCATTTTTGCTTAGAAGTGAGAAGTCTTTGGTatgaatctcgtggatgacgaatttgataccaaattaggctgcccattATGTGGTTTAGCCGAAATTCCTCTCtccctagtgtaaaaatatcgatcgATGTACTCAAAAAACAATTTCAACAGTGGTACCATAGAATTTTGTCATTAATAGCATTTTAGCCAACGATTATAACAAAATGGATAATACGTATGTACTCACTAGTGAGTACCATAAATACTCACTTTCTAAGTTGTCccaatcaaaagaaaaagtctaagaaaaattaaataacatatgcactatttttttaagagtggtgttatccacacaccccttattGCCTCCCACACATCCATTCAATATTCGGCCGTcgaatttaataaattaaaaagatcaaagaaagaaactaacaacatatatataaagAGGTAAAAATAAGTATGCAGATAGTATCACCcattttaaaacaataaaacagatgttaaaattttattGACCGAAATCTAAAAAATGAGTACTTAATTATTATCCtaacaaaagtaaaacaaaactaCCGTTTTAGCCTTTTAGCCCAGTTCATTTTGGGCCTTTCCAAGCCCAAGAAAACATTTTGACCCTGGTCCTTTATCAACTTCAACTTGTTCGCGGCCCAGCATTCCTCTTTGCACCGAAGGAAGAAGATTAAATTGGAATCAAACTTTGTCATTCACAAGATTCAAATCTACAATAACTTAATCATAGTATTAGGTGACAATTATACCAGAATTGAGTGGCTCATACTGATACAGGATATGCACTTCGGAATACCCAACGAGCACATGTTGTTGGATTGATATTACAAGATTTTTACCGATTCGAGTGTTCAAATGTTTACAAACAACTAAAAATCTTACTCATGATTTCAGACATGTTTACTTATCATAAATGAGAAAAGTAACGAAG
Encoded proteins:
- the LOC108169595 gene encoding histidine-containing phosphotransfer protein 1-like, producing MAERELELLVGSLEQRGIFEDFFGDMEALQEKDPRPYEDLFAEFFTTIEKKIEELAPNLSEANANYAMVQHFSQKIKECAETYGCTRLANYSQDLWDTCASENNKEECPILFESLKTEYYATKEHLTRIAKLEREMSEDEQAEAGK